A section of the Rhizobium sp. SSA_523 genome encodes:
- a CDS encoding DUF2336 domain-containing protein, giving the protein MIIKAFLRWTETANASDRAKAAGALARAYLKTIGCATDQRKHAVHAMMHLLDDPSAKVRQALAQALAPSVHAPRSVIMGLAGDQPDVACHVLMFSPVVTDSDLVDLCGRGNAMTRGLIAARPGLSRMAAAAIAEVGDLGEILILLENEAADISRYSLKRLAERFGAEASVRNQLLVRTELPPEARHLLIGHVSSLLAASPLVQSTLSPTRIAHVTREASDLAALSLAGTAASRDLPKLVEQLAADGRLTAAFLMHALCSGKIEFFAAAIAYLTGLDERRVRGLMATSRRHAVRALYESAGLNRPIAEVFAEATLLWREISHRSGVAESDSICLSLILRFKDRQDDSSVAELLDLVESLQHSEERQLARSFADRAAA; this is encoded by the coding sequence GTGATCATTAAGGCATTTCTTCGTTGGACGGAAACGGCAAACGCAAGCGACCGGGCCAAGGCCGCGGGCGCTTTGGCGAGAGCCTATCTGAAAACCATCGGCTGCGCGACCGACCAGCGAAAACACGCCGTTCATGCCATGATGCATCTTCTCGATGATCCGTCTGCGAAAGTGCGCCAGGCCCTGGCGCAGGCACTCGCTCCGTCCGTGCACGCGCCGCGATCCGTGATCATGGGCCTGGCGGGAGACCAGCCGGATGTTGCCTGCCATGTCCTGATGTTCTCGCCCGTGGTGACGGATAGTGATCTGGTGGACCTGTGCGGCCGCGGCAATGCCATGACGCGCGGCCTGATTGCCGCTCGCCCGGGCCTGTCCCGCATGGCGGCGGCAGCCATTGCCGAAGTCGGCGATCTGGGCGAGATCCTGATCCTTCTGGAAAATGAAGCAGCCGATATCAGCCGCTACAGCCTGAAGCGGCTGGCCGAGCGTTTCGGCGCGGAAGCCAGCGTACGCAACCAGCTGCTGGTTCGGACGGAACTGCCGCCGGAAGCGCGACATCTCCTGATCGGTCACGTTTCCTCGCTGCTTGCGGCGTCGCCTCTCGTGCAATCCACTCTCAGCCCGACCCGCATCGCCCATGTGACCCGCGAGGCCAGCGATCTTGCGGCGCTGTCGCTGGCGGGCACGGCGGCAAGCCGTGATCTTCCCAAGCTGGTGGAGCAACTTGCAGCGGATGGGCGCCTGACCGCGGCATTCCTGATGCACGCGTTGTGCAGCGGCAAGATCGAGTTCTTCGCCGCCGCCATCGCCTATCTGACCGGCCTGGACGAGCGCCGCGTGCGTGGCCTCATGGCGACATCGAGACGCCACGCAGTGCGGGCGCTTTACGAATCGGCCGGGCTGAACCGTCCCATTGCCGAAGTCTTTGCCGAAGCGACCCTGCTGTGGCGCGAGATCAGCCACCGGTCCGGCGTCGCCGAGAGCGACAGCATCTGCCTCAGCCTGATCCTGCGCTTCAAGGATCGCCAGGATGATTCCTCGGTGGCGGAACTGCTGGATCTCGTGGAATCGCTCCAGCATAGCGAGGAGAGGCAATTGGCCCGATCCTTCGCCGATCGCGCAGCGGCCTGA
- a CDS encoding iron-sulfur cluster assembly scaffold protein: MDDIYNARILHLAGNIERAGTLDNADATAEKHSKLCGSKVRVFLTMRDGVVSDFAHQVRACALGQASSSVMARHVVGATAEEIRAARDAMLAMLKDGGEGPVGRFEEMRILQPVKDYKARHASTMLTFDAVVDCLDQIATGDPAALAAKAG, translated from the coding sequence ATGGACGATATCTACAATGCCCGCATCCTGCATCTGGCAGGCAATATCGAACGGGCCGGCACTCTCGACAATGCCGATGCGACTGCGGAAAAGCACTCAAAGCTCTGCGGCTCGAAGGTGCGCGTCTTCCTGACGATGCGGGATGGCGTGGTCAGCGATTTCGCCCATCAGGTGCGGGCCTGCGCCCTCGGCCAGGCCTCGTCCTCGGTCATGGCGCGGCATGTCGTCGGCGCGACAGCGGAAGAGATCCGGGCGGCGCGCGACGCCATGCTGGCGATGCTGAAGGATGGCGGCGAGGGCCCGGTTGGCCGGTTCGAGGAAATGCGGATCCTGCAGCCCGTCAAGGATTACAAAGCGCGCCACGCCTCGACCATGTTGACCTTCGATGCCGTGGTTGACTGTCTGGACCAGATCGCCACTGGCGATCCCGCCGCGCTGGCCGCCAAAGCGGGCTGA
- a CDS encoding GNAT family N-acetyltransferase: MTADIVIRKETPRQPDVARLLALSDAYAASLYPSESNHMLPVDALDNPAVSFFVARRGDTVLGCAALVGQAEREGEIKRMYVDSDARGLKLGRRLLEALESEARRRGITVLRLETGIYQPEAIGLYRKAGYRDIEPFGSYQADPLSLFMEKTLAAEEG; encoded by the coding sequence ATGACAGCGGATATCGTCATCCGGAAGGAAACCCCGAGGCAGCCGGACGTGGCTCGGCTTCTTGCCCTGTCGGACGCCTATGCAGCCTCGCTCTACCCGTCGGAAAGCAATCACATGCTGCCGGTCGATGCCTTGGATAATCCGGCCGTGTCCTTCTTCGTCGCGCGGCGCGGCGATACGGTGCTCGGCTGTGCCGCACTTGTCGGCCAGGCGGAGCGAGAGGGCGAAATCAAGCGCATGTATGTCGACAGCGACGCGCGCGGGCTGAAGCTCGGCCGGCGGCTGCTCGAGGCGCTGGAATCGGAAGCCCGCCGCAGGGGCATCACGGTCCTGCGCCTTGAAACAGGCATCTACCAGCCGGAAGCCATCGGCCTCTATCGCAAGGCCGGCTATCGGGACATCGAGCCGTTCGGCAGCTATCAGGCCGATCCGCTCAGCCTGTTCATGGAGAAGACACTCGCGGCCGAGGAAGGCTGA
- a CDS encoding flavin reductase family protein — MRFYTTDSNQHDMKHDPFKAIVAPRPIGWIGTKGRDGSLNLSPYSFFNVVSDRPKIVMFSSSGRKHSLKNAEETGQFTASLVSRHLVERMNASSAPVDYGVDEFALSGLTAEPGRMVDAPFVGEAYAALECKVTQILEPDTLDGQPAEAFMVFGQVVAIHIDETIIQDGRIDMGLARPIARMGYMDYSDGGADVFQLQRPSA; from the coding sequence ATGAGGTTCTACACGACGGACAGCAACCAGCATGACATGAAGCACGATCCGTTCAAGGCAATCGTCGCACCGCGTCCGATCGGCTGGATCGGCACGAAGGGAAGGGACGGATCGCTGAACCTCTCCCCTTACTCCTTCTTCAATGTCGTCTCCGACCGCCCGAAAATCGTAATGTTCTCCTCCAGCGGCCGCAAGCACAGCCTGAAAAATGCCGAAGAAACCGGACAATTCACTGCCAGCCTGGTCAGCCGGCATCTGGTCGAGCGGATGAATGCCTCGTCGGCGCCGGTGGATTACGGCGTCGACGAATTTGCTCTGTCGGGCCTCACGGCCGAGCCGGGCCGCATGGTCGATGCTCCCTTCGTGGGGGAGGCCTATGCCGCGCTGGAATGCAAGGTGACGCAGATCCTCGAGCCGGACACGCTGGACGGCCAGCCGGCCGAAGCCTTCATGGTTTTCGGCCAGGTGGTGGCGATCCACATCGATGAGACGATCATCCAGGACGGCCGGATCGACATGGGTCTGGCGCGGCCCATCGCACGCATGGGCTATATGGATTACAGCGATGGCGGCGCGGACGTGTTCCAGCTGCAGCGCCCTTCGGCCTGA
- a CDS encoding nitroreductase, whose product MSKNQPLFDYLSTRRSIPALQMTGPGPDETELRSILTLASRVPDHGKLAPWRFIVYRGQARLALGEALEKIAVARQPDLSDELRAVERNRLARAPVVIAVVSTAADHVKIPVWEQELSAGAVCLNLFLAANAHGYAANWLSEWIAYDEEAKAVLGIRQSEKLAGFLYIGRSDFPQTDRPRPELDDIVTFVGEAGA is encoded by the coding sequence ATGAGCAAGAACCAGCCTCTCTTCGATTATCTCAGCACGCGCCGGTCCATTCCGGCGCTCCAGATGACCGGCCCCGGGCCGGATGAGACAGAGCTTCGATCCATCCTCACTTTGGCCTCGCGCGTACCCGATCACGGCAAGCTCGCGCCCTGGCGCTTCATCGTCTATCGCGGGCAGGCCCGGCTTGCCCTGGGCGAGGCGCTGGAGAAGATCGCCGTCGCGCGCCAGCCCGATCTTTCGGATGAACTGCGCGCGGTGGAGCGCAACCGTCTGGCAAGGGCGCCGGTGGTGATCGCGGTGGTCAGCACGGCGGCAGACCATGTGAAGATCCCGGTCTGGGAGCAGGAACTCAGCGCCGGCGCCGTCTGCCTGAACCTGTTCCTGGCAGCCAATGCCCATGGCTATGCCGCAAACTGGCTGTCGGAATGGATCGCCTATGACGAGGAGGCCAAGGCCGTGCTCGGGATCAGGCAAAGCGAGAAGCTGGCCGGCTTTCTCTATATCGGCCGCTCGGATTTTCCGCAGACCGACCGGCCACGTCCGGAGCTGGACGATATCGTGACCTTTGTCGGGGAGGCCGGCGCATGA
- the yidD gene encoding membrane protein insertion efficiency factor YidD, whose protein sequence is MCRHCEEAEIEDERPARRGRNWQGRFRKTPDRLLGMGLIRLYQLTLSGFIGNSCRHIPTCSEFGYEAVARHGLWFGGWMVAWRFLRCGPFGSSGLDPVPEHLAARQTWWRPWAYRRRLAGGSGLAAEEIL, encoded by the coding sequence ATGTGCCGGCACTGCGAAGAGGCAGAGATCGAGGATGAAAGACCGGCGCGCCGCGGCCGCAACTGGCAGGGCAGGTTTCGCAAGACGCCGGACCGGCTGCTGGGCATGGGGCTCATCCGCCTCTATCAGCTGACCCTGTCCGGCTTCATCGGCAATTCCTGCCGCCATATCCCGACCTGTTCGGAATTCGGCTACGAGGCTGTGGCCCGCCATGGCCTCTGGTTCGGCGGCTGGATGGTCGCCTGGCGCTTCCTCCGTTGCGGACCCTTCGGCTCCTCCGGTCTCGATCCCGTGCCGGAGCACCTGGCTGCGCGCCAGACATGGTGGCGGCCCTGGGCCTATCGGCGCCGGCTTGCGGGTGGGTCCGGCCTGGCGGCAGAGGAAATCCTCTGA
- the thrS gene encoding threonine--tRNA ligase — protein MSVSLTFPDGSIRSYDPGTTGMAVAESISKSLAKKAVAIAIDGELRDLSDAVTDGRIEIVTRTDGRALELIRHDAAHVMAEAVQELWPGTQVTIGPVIENGFYYDFKRVHAESGEDWPFTPDDLPKIEKKMKDIIGRNKPFIKEVWSRDKAKQVFGEKGERFKVELVDAIPTDQDVKIYSQGEWFDLCRGPHMASTGQVGTAFKLMKVAGAYWRGDSNNPVLSRIYGTAWATQEELDQYLHVLAEAEKRDHRKLGREMDLFHFQEEGPGVVFWHGKGWRMFQTLTAYMRRRLANTYEEVNAPQVLDKSLWETSGHWGWYNENMFAVKSAHAFVNPDDEGADNRVFALKPMNCPGHVQIFKHGLKSYREMPVRLAEFGLVHRYEASGALHGLMRVRGFTQDDAHVFCTEEQMAAECLRINDLILSVYEDFGFHEVVVKLSTRPDKRVGSDELWDRAESVMMEVLKTIEEQSGGRIKTGILPGEGAFYGPKFEYTLKDAIGREWQCGTTQVDFNLPERFGAFYIDHNSEKKQPVMIHRAICGSMERFLGILIENFAGHMPLWFAPLQVVVATITSDADDYGREVVQTLRDAGLIVEEDFRNEKINYKIREHSVTKVPVIIVCGRQEAENRTVNIRRLGSQAQTPMSLADAVASLTDEATPPDVKRRQALRKQAAE, from the coding sequence ATGTCCGTTTCCCTAACTTTCCCCGATGGCTCGATCCGTTCCTATGATCCCGGCACGACCGGCATGGCGGTCGCCGAATCCATTTCCAAATCGCTGGCCAAAAAGGCGGTCGCCATCGCGATCGACGGCGAGTTGCGCGATCTCTCCGATGCTGTCACCGACGGCCGGATCGAGATCGTCACCCGCACCGATGGCCGCGCCCTCGAACTCATCCGCCACGATGCCGCCCATGTCATGGCCGAGGCCGTGCAGGAATTGTGGCCCGGCACGCAGGTGACCATCGGTCCGGTGATCGAGAACGGCTTCTATTACGACTTCAAGCGCGTCCATGCCGAGAGCGGCGAGGACTGGCCCTTCACGCCCGACGATCTGCCGAAGATCGAAAAGAAGATGAAGGACATTATCGGCCGCAACAAGCCCTTCATCAAGGAAGTTTGGTCGCGCGACAAGGCCAAGCAGGTGTTCGGCGAGAAGGGCGAGCGCTTCAAGGTCGAACTGGTCGATGCCATTCCGACCGATCAGGACGTGAAGATCTATTCGCAGGGCGAGTGGTTCGATCTCTGCCGCGGCCCGCATATGGCCTCCACCGGCCAGGTTGGCACCGCCTTCAAGCTCATGAAGGTGGCCGGCGCCTATTGGCGCGGCGACAGCAACAACCCGGTGCTGAGCCGTATCTACGGCACCGCCTGGGCCACCCAGGAAGAGCTCGACCAGTATCTGCACGTACTGGCGGAAGCCGAAAAGCGCGACCACCGCAAGCTTGGCCGCGAAATGGATCTCTTCCATTTCCAGGAAGAGGGTCCGGGCGTCGTCTTCTGGCACGGCAAGGGCTGGCGCATGTTCCAGACACTGACGGCCTATATGCGCCGCCGGCTCGCCAATACCTATGAAGAGGTCAATGCCCCGCAGGTGCTCGACAAGTCGCTATGGGAGACTTCCGGTCACTGGGGCTGGTACAATGAGAACATGTTCGCGGTGAAATCCGCCCATGCCTTCGTCAATCCGGATGACGAGGGGGCGGATAACCGCGTCTTCGCGCTGAAGCCGATGAACTGCCCGGGGCATGTGCAGATCTTCAAGCACGGACTGAAGTCCTACCGCGAAATGCCTGTCCGTCTTGCGGAATTCGGTCTGGTGCACCGCTATGAGGCATCAGGCGCCCTGCACGGGCTTATGCGCGTGCGCGGCTTCACCCAGGATGATGCGCATGTCTTCTGCACGGAAGAGCAGATGGCGGCCGAGTGCCTGCGCATCAACGACCTCATCCTCTCCGTCTATGAGGATTTTGGCTTCCACGAGGTGGTGGTGAAGCTTTCCACGCGGCCGGACAAGCGGGTCGGCTCGGACGAGCTCTGGGATCGTGCCGAAAGTGTGATGATGGAGGTCCTGAAGACCATCGAGGAGCAGTCGGGCGGGCGCATCAAGACCGGTATTCTGCCGGGCGAGGGCGCCTTCTACGGTCCGAAGTTCGAATATACGCTGAAGGATGCGATCGGCCGGGAATGGCAGTGCGGCACCACGCAGGTGGATTTCAACCTGCCGGAGCGGTTCGGCGCCTTCTACATCGATCACAATTCGGAAAAGAAGCAGCCGGTCATGATCCATCGCGCCATCTGCGGATCGATGGAACGCTTCCTCGGCATTCTGATCGAGAACTTCGCCGGGCACATGCCCTTGTGGTTCGCACCGCTGCAGGTGGTGGTCGCAACCATTACCTCGGATGCCGATGATTACGGCCGCGAAGTGGTGCAGACGCTGCGCGATGCCGGCCTGATCGTCGAGGAAGACTTCCGCAACGAGAAGATCAACTACAAGATCCGCGAGCACTCGGTAACCAAGGTTCCTGTGATCATCGTATGCGGCCGCCAGGAAGCGGAAAACCGCACGGTCAATATCCGCCGTCTCGGCAGCCAGGCCCAGACGCCCATGTCGCTTGCCGATGCCGTGGCATCGCTGACGGATGAGGCGACGCCGCCGGATGTCAAGCGTCGCCAGGCGCTGCGCAAGCAGGCGGCGGAATAA
- a CDS encoding AI-2E family transporter, giving the protein MRIALIPPLTAARWLLVLVVIAGIYFFHGFLVPVLAALVVGFASWPLYRDLLRRIGGNTTLGATIAILLVVTFLVVPIAFAISYTIGEMREWISWALQVNRFGAPPPAWIVGLPVAGDWLGVMWERHVGEPGAIGQLVQLVSGANIGNIYRAVIAAGDGAFHLLLTLLFMLIALFFVYRDGASFSRQIDMLGERILPNRWERISRVVPATISSTVTGMTLIAIGEGIVLGIAYWIAGVPSPVTLGVLTGVMALIPGGAPLSFTLVSLYLVASGSYIAGIGLLVWGSVELFIVDKTLRPRLVGGPIKLPFLPTFFGLVGGVKTMGFLGLFIGPVLMALLVAIWREWMREIELSVPEEAPDDAARAAAARKLA; this is encoded by the coding sequence ATGCGCATCGCCTTGATCCCGCCGTTGACGGCCGCCCGCTGGCTGCTGGTCCTGGTGGTGATCGCCGGTATCTATTTCTTCCACGGCTTTCTCGTGCCGGTTCTGGCGGCGCTGGTCGTCGGTTTTGCCAGCTGGCCCCTTTACCGCGATCTGCTGCGCCGCATCGGCGGCAATACGACGCTTGGCGCGACCATCGCCATTCTTCTGGTGGTCACCTTCCTCGTCGTGCCGATCGCCTTTGCCATTTCCTACACGATCGGCGAAATGCGCGAATGGATCTCCTGGGCGCTGCAGGTCAACCGCTTCGGTGCGCCGCCGCCGGCCTGGATCGTCGGCCTGCCGGTGGCGGGAGATTGGCTCGGCGTGATGTGGGAACGCCATGTCGGCGAGCCGGGTGCGATCGGCCAACTCGTGCAACTCGTCAGCGGCGCCAATATCGGCAATATCTATCGTGCGGTGATAGCTGCCGGCGATGGCGCCTTCCATCTTCTGCTGACCCTGCTTTTCATGCTGATCGCGCTGTTCTTCGTCTATCGCGACGGGGCATCCTTCTCCCGCCAGATCGACATGCTGGGCGAGCGCATCCTCCCCAATCGCTGGGAGCGGATCTCCCGGGTCGTGCCGGCGACGATCAGCTCCACCGTCACCGGGATGACGCTGATCGCCATCGGCGAAGGCATTGTTCTCGGCATTGCCTACTGGATTGCCGGCGTCCCCTCGCCTGTCACGCTCGGCGTCCTGACCGGCGTCATGGCCCTTATCCCGGGCGGTGCGCCGCTTTCCTTCACGCTCGTCTCTCTCTATCTGGTGGCCAGCGGCTCCTATATAGCCGGCATCGGTCTTCTGGTCTGGGGCTCGGTCGAACTCTTCATCGTCGACAAGACATTGCGACCGCGCCTTGTCGGCGGTCCAATCAAGCTGCCCTTCCTGCCGACCTTCTTCGGCCTCGTGGGCGGCGTGAAGACCATGGGCTTCCTCGGCCTGTTCATCGGACCGGTGCTGATGGCCCTCCTGGTCGCCATCTGGCGGGAATGGATGCGCGAGATCGAGCTTTCGGTGCCGGAGGAGGCACCGGACGATGCAGCGCGCGCCGCTGCGGCGCGCAAGCTCGCCTGA